A window of the Burkholderia sp. 9120 genome harbors these coding sequences:
- a CDS encoding PAAR domain-containing protein, whose translation MINLIRVGDDTDHGGKVLTGSTTMRFEGRYVARKGDRVSCPRHPDVLPNVIEEGDASMADGGIPIARHGHRATCGCHLISSLV comes from the coding sequence GTGATCAACTTGATTCGCGTCGGTGACGACACTGACCACGGCGGCAAGGTGTTGACCGGCTCAACGACAATGCGTTTCGAAGGCCGCTATGTCGCGCGTAAGGGTGATCGCGTGTCGTGTCCGCGACACCCCGACGTGTTGCCCAACGTGATCGAGGAAGGCGACGCATCGATGGCCGACGGGGGCATACCGATTGCCCGTCACGGGCACCGGGCTACCTGCGGATGTCACCTTATTTCGAGCCTGGTCTGA